The stretch of DNA TTTTTATCGAAGTCGTCCAACATCTTGTCGGCCATTAGATTATAATTCAAGAAAGTTTTGCTTTACTATATAGTATTGAAGAATTCAATTGAAAAGGCCGGGCAGTAGTTAATTATTATATGCGTTAACACGTTATGTGAATACGCAATTTAAAAAGCGTGAGTCGGGTTACAACCAAAGGGAGAAACCCGACATTTTACTGAGGACTCTGGATTTATATATTTAGCTGTAAAATTCGGAATTCCTGTTTCGCCTCAGCTTAGTCATTTTAATTGCTGTATTTATCGCAACAATATTTTTTAAAGTCTTCTACTATATTTTCAATCTCAAAAGAACGAGACTGCAAAAACTCGGCGAAATCATACAGCTTAGTCATTGTTTCAAGACTTATCGAATGCTCCATCGAACACGCATCCGTTTCAGCTATTTTGGGGTCGATCTGTAGCGCCTCAACTAAAAAACGGGTCAGGAAATTATGCCTTTTAAGAAGCCTTTTGGCCAAATTTGCTCCAGCCGGAGTAAGTTCTATAAATTCTCTTGCCTCATGCTTAACTAAACCCTCACTATCAAGACGTTTAATAGCGCTGACTACGCTTGACATTTTAACATCTTTAGCTTTTGCGATGTCTCGAACCCGAGCCACTTTATTTTGCTCGATAAGCATATAGATTATTTCAATATAATCCTCGAGGCTTTCGGATAACTGGCCTACAACCGGGCCTGAATTTGAATTTGCGGAATCATCTTTTTTCATAATAACATCTATTTCTTTGGCGATTCCTCGGAGCTTAATTTGATAAGCTTATCAAAATTTTTGCCTACTTTACAATAAGCGCAAAAATTACAGCCTTTCGTTTGAGCAATCAATGTTTTTCCGGTAAAGTAAACTGCCGCTCCAACAATAACAATAACTACTATAAATTCTATCATAAAATCAACTCCAAACTATCCAAGCCCTAAAATATTTCCACCCTGATAAACCAAAAATGCCATAAGCCAGGCCAATGCAGTAGTATAGCCAATCTGGAATGCCAGTTCTTTCCATGACCGGGTTTCTTTAAAAAATACAGCCATAGCCGCCATACATGGCATATACAAAAGAATAAATACCATAAAGGCATAAGCGATAAGCTTTGAATATCTCGGATCGGAAGCTAATTTATCCCGTAATGATCCAGATTCCTCATCGACCTCGCCCACGCCGTAAACAGTTCCCATTGTTGAAACTACGACCTCTTTGGCGGCAAAACCGGAAATAATAGCAATGCCCAGCCGCCAATCAAATCCCATCGGCTTAAGCACCGGCTCGATTATCTTGCCAAGCCTGCCCGCAAAACTGTACTCAAGATCCTCCGCCGCCATTATAGACTCATACCCGTTTACCAACTTATCTTTTTTGTCAAGAGATATGGTTCCATCGTGATAGGAATTTTCGGCAGAGATTATTAAATTATCATAATTACTGCTATAATTATCCAATTTAGGAAAAGCCATCAAAAACCACATGATAATCGATATACCAAGTATAACCGTGCCGGCTTTACGTAAATATAGCCAGGAACGTTCCCACATATGCAGTAATAAGCTTCTCAGAGTCGGCATGCGATATGGAGGCAATTCCATCACCAACGGAGATGACATCCCCTTGAAACGAGTTGAGCGTAAGATTTTAATCATTGTAACTGCTACAACAATGCCAAGAGCATAAATTGAAAAAACGACATTACCGGCATTCTCAGGCCAAAAAGCGCCGCCGATTAATATATATACTGGCAACCGAGCGCTGCAGCTCATGAAACTGGCAACATGCATGGTTACTAAACGGTCGGTTCTATCCTCGATGATGCGGCATCCCATATATGCCGGAACAGTACAGCCAAAGCCGATTAAC from Candidatus Zixiibacteriota bacterium encodes:
- a CDS encoding metal-dependent transcriptional regulator — translated: MKKDDSANSNSGPVVGQLSESLEDYIEIIYMLIEQNKVARVRDIAKAKDVKMSSVVSAIKRLDSEGLVKHEAREFIELTPAGANLAKRLLKRHNFLTRFLVEALQIDPKIAETDACSMEHSISLETMTKLYDFAEFLQSRSFEIENIVEDFKKYCCDKYSN